One genomic segment of Candidatus Bathyarchaeota archaeon includes these proteins:
- a CDS encoding agmatine deiminase family protein — protein sequence MPQEGQIVTVGLIQSSVSEDLKANLTKTVQLIEQAASRGAQIVCLQELYRTRYFPQEEYQDAQAFSESIPGESTAVFSELAKKHKIVIVVPLFEKTANGVFYNSAVVIDADGTLLDTYRKMHVPQDPLFYEQNYFQLGDNGYKVYQTAYAKIGVLICYDQWFPEAARILTLQGADIIFYPTAIGYIKGHKSADGDWHDAWQTVQRGHAIANGVHVAAVNRVGEEGQLRFWGGSFVCDAFGEVLAEAGSDKEEVLVASVDLGFNLRIREGWGFLRNRRPDTYGLLTENVACKTPRELGYRMPAEWERHDAIWLAWPYDPTTFPDRVEKVEQTYVEIIKNIHTSETVNLFVKDEQMRAKVEGLLLQARVDLDKVRFHLFPYADVWFRDYGPTFIINRHCELAMVNWIFNSWGNKYDTLLKDHQIPQFINQEMQITCFKPGIVLEGGSIEVNGKGTLITTEQCLLNSNRNPNLTREEIEQHLKDNLGVTHIIWLKNGICGDDTDGHIDDLARFVNPTTVVCAFEENTLDENYEALKENYDLLCQSVDQDGNKLKIVKLPMPCVFGEDGSLPASYTNFYIGNRVVLVPVFGDDNDQKALEILQDLFVDRKIVGINCEDLVYGFGTLHCISQQQPSPKQ from the coding sequence GTGCCCCAAGAAGGACAGATCGTCACTGTGGGACTTATCCAAAGTAGCGTCTCCGAAGACTTAAAGGCAAACCTCACAAAAACGGTGCAACTGATAGAGCAAGCCGCAAGCAGAGGCGCCCAAATCGTTTGCTTACAGGAACTTTACCGTACACGCTACTTCCCCCAAGAAGAATACCAAGATGCTCAAGCCTTCTCAGAATCCATCCCCGGAGAATCCACCGCGGTTTTCTCGGAGCTTGCTAAAAAACATAAAATCGTCATTGTTGTGCCCCTGTTTGAGAAGACTGCTAATGGGGTGTTTTACAATTCTGCTGTCGTGATTGATGCGGACGGGACACTGTTGGATACTTACCGTAAAATGCATGTGCCTCAGGACCCCCTGTTTTATGAGCAGAACTACTTCCAACTCGGCGATAATGGTTACAAGGTTTACCAGACTGCGTACGCAAAAATTGGCGTGCTTATCTGCTATGACCAATGGTTCCCTGAAGCCGCACGAATCCTCACCCTGCAAGGTGCCGACATAATCTTTTACCCCACTGCTATTGGCTACATTAAAGGGCACAAGTCCGCTGATGGTGACTGGCATGATGCTTGGCAAACTGTGCAGCGGGGACACGCTATAGCAAACGGCGTTCACGTTGCGGCTGTTAATCGTGTCGGTGAGGAGGGGCAACTTCGGTTTTGGGGTGGCTCGTTTGTTTGTGATGCTTTTGGGGAAGTTCTCGCAGAAGCAGGCAGCGATAAAGAGGAAGTGTTGGTTGCCAGTGTGGATTTGGGTTTTAATTTGCGTATTCGGGAAGGCTGGGGTTTTCTGCGGAACCGTCGTCCAGACACTTACGGGTTACTGACGGAGAATGTTGCCTGCAAAACCCCCCGTGAACTGGGTTACCGCATGCCCGCAGAGTGGGAACGGCACGATGCAATTTGGCTTGCTTGGCCCTATGACCCCACCACTTTTCCTGACCGCGTAGAAAAAGTTGAGCAAACATACGTTGAAATCATCAAAAACATCCACACAAGCGAAACCGTAAACCTGTTTGTTAAGGATGAGCAGATGCGAGCTAAAGTTGAAGGCTTGCTACTGCAAGCGCGTGTTGATTTAGATAAGGTTCGTTTTCATTTGTTTCCTTATGCGGATGTGTGGTTCCGCGATTACGGTCCAACCTTCATAATTAACCGTCACTGCGAATTGGCGATGGTGAACTGGATTTTTAACAGTTGGGGCAACAAGTATGACACGCTCCTAAAAGACCATCAAATCCCCCAATTCATAAATCAAGAAATGCAAATAACCTGTTTCAAACCGGGCATCGTGCTGGAAGGCGGCTCCATTGAAGTTAACGGCAAAGGCACCCTAATCACCACCGAGCAGTGCTTGCTAAACAGCAACCGAAACCCCAACCTGACCCGTGAAGAAATTGAGCAGCACCTAAAAGACAACTTAGGCGTAACCCATATCATCTGGCTAAAAAACGGCATCTGCGGCGACGACACAGACGGGCACATTGATGACCTTGCACGGTTTGTGAATCCAACTACGGTTGTGTGTGCTTTTGAGGAGAACACGTTGGATGAGAACTATGAAGCATTGAAGGAAAATTATGATTTGCTTTGTCAATCTGTTGACCAAGACGGCAACAAACTAAAAATTGTAAAGTTGCCTATGCCTTGTGTTTTTGGCGAAGATGGGTCGCTGCCCGCAAGTTACACAAACTTTTACATTGGCAACAGGGTGGTTTTGGTTCCTGTTTTTGGTGATGATAATGACCAGAAAGCCTTAGAGATTTTGCAGGACCTGTTTGTTGACAGAAAAATTGTTGGAATTAACTGCGAAGACTTAGTGTACGGGTTTGGAACACTGCATTGTATTTCGCAGCAGCAGCCTTCTCCCAAACAATAA
- a CDS encoding arginine decarboxylase, pyruvoyl-dependent, which produces MIPKHFFLTKGVGKHKEQLQSFELALRDAGIQMCNLVAVSSIVPPSCELVTREKGLKMIHPGEITFVVIARNATNEPHRLVASSIGVAIPSEKNQYGYLSEHHSNGQTDETAGDYAEDLAATMLATTMGIQFDPETAWDERKQLFKTTGLIIKTANITQSAAGDKNGLWTTTVAAAVFVP; this is translated from the coding sequence ATGATACCAAAACACTTCTTCTTAACAAAAGGAGTTGGAAAACACAAAGAACAACTCCAATCATTTGAATTAGCCCTACGAGATGCAGGCATACAAATGTGCAATCTGGTCGCTGTATCCAGCATTGTTCCCCCCTCATGCGAACTGGTCACACGCGAAAAAGGCTTAAAAATGATTCATCCCGGCGAAATCACCTTTGTAGTTATTGCAAGAAACGCAACCAACGAACCCCACCGACTTGTTGCATCATCCATTGGTGTAGCTATTCCTTCCGAGAAGAATCAGTACGGCTACCTATCCGAGCATCATTCAAACGGGCAAACTGACGAAACAGCAGGTGACTACGCTGAAGACTTAGCTGCTACTATGCTAGCAACAACTATGGGTATCCAGTTTGACCCTGAAACAGCATGGGATGAACGCAAACAGCTTTTCAAAACCACAGGTTTAATAATCAAAACCGCAAACATCACACAGTCCGCAGCAGGAGACAAAAATGGTTTGTGGACAACCACAGTAGCTGCAGCGGTTTTTGTGCCTTAA